The window GAGTTGGGTATTCCATCTTGCATTTTGTATGAGCTTTCATAAGAGTGAATCAACCTAGTATCAAACTGTACTCTATGATGATGAACTTCAAGTTGATGGAATGCCTAACCCTTGAAGCCTATGATTTGAGGGAGAGTTTGGTTGTCTGCCGGTAGATTAGCCGCCTTCAAGTTCATTTTGCAGCAAGCAATCCGCTTGCAAATGTACAGTTGTATGTAAGTAGATGATTTTACAACATGTGTACAAGTAACTAAACCCCTACATTTTATAAGAGTTTTACAGTTTCAAATATTGAATGTTGCACTTGCGAACTGGATTACAAGTCAAAATTGGATCAGAGTACCCTCATTCTCTCacattgctcctctttcttcctttACTTTAGTCTGCATAACTGTTATCATCTTCTTTCTATTTAAACACTGATATCATCTCTAATATCTCAATTGCAATTACAATTAGTAACTATACATGCAGGCATTTAAACAACTACACCTATAACTTGCAGCATTTGCTATTTGCGGGCATTTCTAATTAAGAAAATCAGATGTCCTCAAAATATCCtgcaataaataaaataaaattccaaATAGTTAATAGAAAAGATAAACCAAGATTGAAGTTTCGAGTcagtttattaaaaaaatcaagagatCCCGTAGCTTAAATCATCAATAGATGAAAAATAAGGAACTAGTGATCAAATAATTCTTGGCTATCCTCCATCACCATCATGCCACTCAGTATCCAATCATCGAACGGATGGCTGAGATGCAATGGATCAGGTCTCTGGTTCAAAATATTTGGTGGACTCAGTGTCTTTCATAtccaaccattggaatgattccaAAGGAAGCATATATATTGCATCCAAGGAGGTCCAATATGTGATCGGATTGAAAATTTTGTAGGAATTAATGTCATCTGAAAATTTCATTTCTGTTCTTGTTTCCAATAGATTTGTTGATGGATTGCATCACCAGGGTAGAATTATATAGATTATGCTGACATATCCATATATCGAACTTCATGTTACATCTTTTGTCACTAAGCATTTCACTTTTAGAAATAGAATTATAACTACGGGATATGGTAAGTCCTATCTAATccaaaaaaaagaagcaaaagtatCGTTTAAGTGTCCGTTAGTTATTGTTTTTTTGTTTCAGTTGTCCTTTGTGGAGTTGCTTTCAAGCGACTGGGTAAATAACCCAGATTTACCATTGGCAAATCTTATTGGTTAAAGTgcttttgcaacatgttatttattGCCATCATGTGTAGAAAATTAATTAATCACTTCTTTTTCAAGATCAAGTGCTTTTACAGAAGTTTCAATAAAAGTTAATTCTCAGAAGAGTGCATTGGATTGAAAACCAACAAATTGGCCGCAAAAGAATGCAATCAGGTACGTTAAACCAAGGGCAAGCATGAATTGCCCTAATTTGAACTGGGGGTATATGCTGACATTGATGAGAATCTCTTTCAAGAGGAGATTGTCCTGAAGCATGTTTCGGTAATGTTTTGGCTCAGTATAGCCACCACACTTAATGGAGCTACAGGAGCACCAACTTGTAGATTGTACTGAAGCTCTTGATCAGGAAAACCATGAGGTGACGAAAATAAATGTCTGACATAAAGATGGACTGAAGGTAAAAAGTACAAGTCAGCTTAATGTAGATCAGCCAAGGTTTTACTTACAGATGCAGATGAGGAAATTGCAAACTAAAAAATTCATTACTGGTATTATTCTGCAGATATAACTCTAGGGCAATGTTCAGACTTCGGATCGGGCCTTGGCTAGATGGCAAAGACTGAAACATCCAACATAATTTTTATGCTTTAGGGCAGTTCCCTCCACATGGGACAGCCATGCTCATATCCATCAGCTTCAGCAGACACCTAAACCTCAATAATTCTCCCACTTGGAGTTGATGGCTGTCATTTCAGAATGGGGACATACTTTACTACTGACAATACACCATCTCAATTATTTCTTCATGCTCACCTGTCTGTGTCAGTCTCAGGTGGTCATTTACATATGGCCATCTAACAACAAGAACTATCTGAGTTAATCTCATTATTCCAAGTTAACAACTAAGGTTAGAGTTAGTCTTGGCCTATGATGATCCTGTTGGCTTACAATTTGCTCTTTGGAGAGATTTCTTGCAGATGTTAATAACAAATTATTTAGTTTATGACAGTCAAGACTGTGGCCTAGAAAGAGAAGATAATATTTCAAGTTTGGTGATCAAAGTGGGTCTTTGTCAGTCTTTGTTTGTCATGACTATGATAATGATGACATAGCTCGTAATAAATGACTTACAGAAGAAAATGGTTGTGGTTTCTAAGGCTGATGATCATCAATCTACAGTGATATGACTAGTTTCTATCTCCAACTAAATGACAGGAAGAACATACCAAACACACACTGGCATTGATCTATAGTTATTTTACAGGAATCATAAACAAattcttaagaatttttaatatAACCTAATCATGGAGACTAAAAATCTAATTGCAAGATAAATCTTGTTAATTCTCTGCAAAATGGAATTGTACCcctcagaaaaaaaagaaaaagttgccGAAGATTATGATACTGACCAAATAGGTAGAAGATATATGTGCAAACATGGCTTCTCTTTCTGACTCAAACTTCCTCTGAGATATGGAAAAAGAGAGATGCAAACTAGTCTTCATCTATTAACTTCAAATACATAAATTTGAGTTCTTTTCTTTTGCCaaaaatgaaaattatttttttttcttgatgttgATACAAGGAAAGAAACAAAATGGGCCGCATCTTGTCAACATCAAACATTAAACTTCATTTATTcttcagggaaaaaaaaaaagaaatctaaaAATGCCGTAAATTGTAGACTTTATCCATATTTCATACTTGAAATACGAAAAGTTTTGGTTATTGACCAATGCAGAATGAACAACAAGGCTGTGTTGAAATTATCAATATCTTTCTGGTAATTAAACATTTAGGATCCAGTGAAGGAATTATAACCAAAACACTTGGATGTTAAACTGGGCGTAGGAATTCTTTGTGCTCATCCATCATCAAAATCAACACGAACATCTTAATCTTAATCTTTCATTGAAACCTACTGCTTATGTTCCACCAAACATGCACAAGAGCAGCAGAAAGTTACTGCAACTTGGATCAGTTTAGGGTCTAAACACGATGATGAAGCCTCGAGTGGCAGCAGGTCAGACCATTAATCTATTCTCGGATTACTGATTCCGATGTTATCTGCAGAAATGATCACTGAGAAACTATGGTGGTTCTGCAACATGGGCAGTGAGAGCTGCTCTCTAGCCATGGCAACACGCAGTCCCAGTGGAACCTGTGATCGCACGGCAGGTGCACCAGTATATCGCCCGTCTCGAACTCCTCCAAGCACACCGCGCAATCCGCCTGCTCCGACGACCTCCACCCCAGCTTGCTCCAACTAAACTTCCTGCTGCTCTTCTTGGAGGAAGAGAACACCTCTCTCTGCACAGAGCCAAGGATCCTGTGCTTGTGTCCCTGGCCACATCCCTCGTTCTTGGTCTGCTTCACGCTCCCTAAGCTATTATGCCTGCAGTTAAAACAGCAGACGCAATCACAACAAACAACTCGTGTGCTAGGCAAGAAGGAGATGCACGCCGGATTCCCCACACACCTCTTGATCTGTAGTCTTGCATCCAACCTCTCCCTGGCTTCCCTGGCGACGTGTCCGAGTGCCTCGCCATGGATTTCTCTGCTCAAGGTGCTTCTTTTCTGATGAGCCACCACCACCACACCAAGTTAGCTAAAAGGAAAACGACGAACGAGGATGAACTCAATGttcaagaagaagatgaaggtgAACTGTACCGTGGAGCTACTACTCAGATGCGCCTCATGTCCTGTTCTGTACAAGCAAAAGGATGACCTCCTCGAACTGGTGGACGAATCCACCGGACCGCCGAGATGGAAGCCCCTCCGCCGGGCGCATTCCACGCCAGGGAGCATCCCCGCCATGATCACACAGTGGTACACTCGTTGACCTCTGTACGAGTATACAACATGAAAAGGGAAGCTAAGCTCTCAGCTAGCCTTCGACTCTTCTTCAGATTCCCTCGAGAACTAATGGGGGATGCAGAGTGAGCTAACGGGGGATGTAGGAGGCCACATAAAAGAAGAACAGGTAAGGTGATGAGAGGAAGAATGATTCCGGAGGTCTTGGCAGACAAGGACATGGCGCTATCATTGAAGCTTCCAGCCATGAGAAGGACATGGCGCTATCATTGAAGCTTCCAGCCATGAGAGCAACATATACCATCGTCTGTCCCACTCTCTTCCCCCACATATAATTCAGCCTGGCTTTAGCTAAATGCAGTCCGCAATGACAAACCAATGAAGTGAGTTTTCATATGTACATTTTGATATCAGCATTTGATCAAATCCATAAACTTATATTGGTACATACATTAGTATTTAAAACCTTCGATCATATAATGTTTTGATTTGAGTAGCTGCAAACATTAATCTCAGAGATTAAATCACTACTATATCTAGGAAAATTAATTTCATACAACTGCTGTATTTGTACTCCATACTCTACTAACACTACTTTTGAGGTGTGGAGAGTAGCTACAAGGAACATCTCCAGATATATACTCTTACAATCTCACAATTTCCTCGCATAGAAATATTCACTTGACAAACCACCCATAAGAGAATTCCCAACAGAGACTAGAGTTATATCAGAGTCACATTCAATCAATTTTGGATTGGTATTCACATATCTCACCTTGTTGTCATTGCTCGGTTCCTTGGTTCTTTCCAACATTGTAACCAGTTGTCTAACTTGGTTGTTGAGGATTTTAACTGTCATGTCAATCAACAAAAATCACAAATAATGGCAGTGCAACATACCATCACTATATCTACTACTGTGGATCTCATTAGAGAGAATCCTCATCTCAATCAACTCTTGTATTCAGTCATATGCCAATGTAGTAGTGCTCATCTCCAGCCACAAATTCTAAAAACCATGCTAGTGAATAAAGCAAATGTAAGTTCTGGCAACATTACTTtcccttcttttctctctctttcatcTTTCCCTGCCACTACCTTCCCCTCACCATCACCTTTGCAGCTATCCGCCAAAAGCTCTAAACCTGGATGCCTTTAATGGCATGGAGCAATTAGAAATGAGGAAGCAAGAGAAAAACAACCATGTCTTCCATGCAAAGACTCAGTATTACTGGGTTGCTCTCAAACTGAGAAACCATCAGGATATTGGAAAATCTATTGTCAACTTTCTCCTTGAATTCCTTCTTTTCCCCAAATAGGTTTCTCAAATCAACATTCACAATATCCCCATCATTATAACTTTTTTATGACGATAAGAATGCATTGCACTGCAAACAGGCTGCTAATAGCACAATATTTCCACACACCAAAAGCACaaccaataaaaaaaaacttacatCCATGGTAGCGAGTCTCGACTCAACTCAATACTGCTTCAATATTTCCTTCATGATATTCTTCCCCTTCAATTCTCTTTCTAAATTTATATTTGTGATAAACTTTGTGAAGTTGTTGGGACAACTTAAACCTACATGACGGCAGTACAAATCCATAATCaacaagttcatttttaattcaatAGAGAGAGCTCTATCATAACCTTACAAATTAGACCAGAATCAGCAAAAATATCCTCATGGTAAGATCTATGCAGAATGTGAACCCAAACAAGGAATGAGTGCAACAAACATGAGGAACCACAAGAGAAATGCAATCAAACACGAACACTAAGCACTTCTAATATTTCATTTTCGTAATGGCATCTTCTAATATGTGATTCTCATAATGGCATAAGATGGGTGAATGGATCACTTGCATTTATCATCGTCAGGTAAAAGCATTAACCCATTTCATGTTTCTCACTACTCGCAACTTCGACTGTGACATGACGAGCACAATGCTTAACTTCTCCATACCACATCACAGAATGATGTCACAATGGTGAAAGCAGACAACAGAGTAACAAATTGTGTTAAACCATATCCATTacaaatacaaaaatattttggaGTCTTAATAAAGACTTCACCAGAATAAAGTGCATAAATGATAAGCAGAATAGATATTCATGTGGAATCTGATTTAAAACGTTAATTTCGTGTAGAAACTCATGAAGGCTGTTGGCTTATCATCACTTGTTTGTTGTGCCAAGCAACAACTTCCTTGTATGCCATATTTCCTCCAAAAATATCCAGAGCACTGCCAACTGTGACATCAACTTGTTCCTTGCCTGCTGTTTTTATCTTCTCTAGGTCTGCCATTGTCGTGACCCCACCAGCATAAGTAACTGGAATCTAAGAATATAATAATACTTCCAATTAGGAGCAAGAATATCTACAGATTGTGATTCTTTATTAAGGATGGCCAATTGAGAACAATCAACCAAACACCATTGCAACCATGCAGAATCTCTATCATGCATATTGTTTGGGTATCAAGATACCAGATTTCTAAACAATACCAAGGAGGAATGCCGTCATATGTAATTATATCATAAACAGTGCAACCGGTAACTAATCGTAAGAAACATAGTATTTCCACAATGAAGAAATTTCATTTCTATAAAGGAACACCACCACAATATTTTGGCTACAAAAGAACGAAATAttgataaatcaaaataaaaacataaattaaGAAAATGAGTGTTCTATTCAAAGAATGATGAAATATCAAACAGCAAGGGAAATTCTTGACTAAACCTAATTGATAATTAGCACGTTAGGAGAAGTGTTGTCAGAAAATGAGTAACATACAGGTGAATAACAACCGAGTAACATCACAAGCTCCTCATCAATTCCTAGCCTGCCATAACACAAAAGGATAAGTCAGATTATACAACAAATTATAAATTTCTCAACTCTTCACACCCACAATTTACCTTAAGTTTCAAGTAGCATCAATACAGCAGCAATAAGGTTACTTTTAAAAGTCAAGAAACACAATAAACATAAACTTAATAACCATGAGAATTGGAAGGATAAAGTCACCACTTTATTGGATGATCTGCATGCACCACAGTCGTTATTAAACTAATAAATTATCTGCAGTTAACCAAGCCCAACTAACAATTACGAGATCTTTTGAATATTGATAGTTGCTATTTGTTAACAATGTAATCAAACAGTAAAATAAGAGAGAAGACGAAATCAAGGATAAGCTATAAGTTCATGAAGTTTCAGAACACCTAACATCTATAAAAGGGAAGAGTTGAGATGAAGCGTTGTGAAAACAATGTAAAAGTATAACATGAAAATGCACCAAGCAAAAAAACAtaatccatcaagaaaatttgatGGTCGTCATAGGAAAGAGGCTCAAATGGTAAAATCAGATATGAGAGACAGCAAAAACATAAAGGGCTTTGACAAGCATGGCATCATATTAAAGGTTAAAGACTGACATTCAATACAAACAAATAAAAGCTTCATAAAAACTTGCCAGAAAAAAAATGGTCCAAATGTGTTGTAGAAACATAATCCCCATGCAAAAGGAGCAGTTAGTGGTTCAAGTAAGGCATATGTTATcaagtaatttaaattttaacCCACAATGCCAAGCCGAATCACTACATAATAGGAGTAACCAGAAACCCACAGTTTATTAAAACTATAAAAAATCAGACACGCAAGTAACTTCAGGTtatcaaaaaggaaaatgagaaccAGAGAGGCTACCTTTTCCCCTCAACATCAACCCCATGAATCAAAAATTCATCTGAATATTTGGCAAGGAACTCCAAAGTTTCCTTGTCAAGAATAACATCACTGAACTTCTGCCATCTGTCAGTAACAATGGCATACTTCCCATCCTGTGGGAGAGCAAAGGTCAAGAACAAAAGAGATGAGAAATGAAATAATTCCTCCTGAAAATAACCAATTTAACAAGTTAACAACAAGTCAaaatataacaccaaaaataatgtcatattatataacaccaaaacaaaaaaaataaattcaacaaGCATTGTTTTTTGACATTGAAGGACAGGAAGGAAGTGATCAAATTAGTATGTTTACTTAAGGGAAAAAAGTGTTCAAATTTATAGTTACAGCAAATGTGCCTAAGGCAGGCCGAGTTAAGATTAGCATGCTTGGCATATGTGGAACAACATACATGGACATCTTAAGGCTTAGATTAAATTGATGTCATGTCCTGTTGAAGGATAATTAACAATAAAACAGCAATAAAAATTGTGCAGATATATGACAGGAACAGTTAAGACTAGCATGCTTTCCTTCAAGGTGGATACAGACACTTGCAAAGTAATCCTTAGAAAATGACAACATCTGATTTAAAATTCAAGAGTTTAAATTGATCCATGTCAACTACAAAGATacatgaaaaaggaaaaagatcaaGGTAAAAAAGGAAAATTGTATCAACAATATTGTTTGCACCAGTGATCCTACAAGATTTGGTAATTATTAATATGAAAAACATTAAAGCAATATATGCAATAAAAGGAATTGCTAAATGTCAGAAGGGCCAAAACATAGTTCAAATTTGACATAATAGAAGCATGATCAGATCTAACCAGAAGGAATGTAGGAGAAGAAAGGGATGTGTGGACTCAAAACCAAGAAATTTCATCATTTTGCAACTGAAGTAAATGGTTCTATAACCAATTGTAaaacataaaagaaacatagaaCCTTATCAGACAGCAAGTTTCACATCCTACGATACGGTCACATCTCCAAAATCAGAACTTTACTGTAGACATCATCAATTGCATACAAGTCCATGCTACAATTACTAGCAAAGAAATAGTATACCTTCTTTCTGCAGCTAAGATCCAACACAAGTCTATCCTTGCCAATCATGTTGACAAGATGTTTAAGTCGCTCAGGGTCCATCTTCCCATCGCTGAAAACATACTGTGAAAGAGTAACAAGTATTGGTGGttcaatacacaattttcaacagaCAAAGTGCCTGCATAACGGCAGCTGAATTCTTAAGATTTTGGAGGATCAGGAAATTGAGGTTGTCCCCCAACTTTGCCACCTATAGTTTCAGCTcctaattatttttatatgtttATAAAAGTGAGAAAGTAGCTCTTGGTATTAGAATTCAACATATATAAGCATATAATAGAACTagtaatcaaaatatgatgtaatCAACAAAAGACATAAAATCAATAAGAAATTTCTAttatatattttgtatataaataaaGCATTATCTAACAATAAACATTTcagttctttttactatttatactGTGTATATATGTCAAGAGAAAGAATGAAAGACATTCTACACCAAGGAGGTGTGTCCATGTCCAAATGCACAAGGGGACTCTGGACAAGAGTCGTATCCCTTCTGGTCTGTTGAATTGATAGCTATAAATAAGCCATTGAACTATCAATGTGTTACGTAAAAAAGGATGAATCAATAGAGTTCTCTTaacattctttcttttttcccCTATAATCACCTTTTGACCTGGGAGTTGGTTTAGGCTTGTGAATAAGATTGGATTGCAAACATTCGCACTGCAAACATTCTACATGCAAGTAAATGAATACATACCGAGGTAACAATCACATGACTTGCCCCTTCTACAAGATAATTCATGGCATTATCTGCATTGATCCCACCTCCAACTTGCATACCACCTATAGTTACAATTCAACAAAGCAAGAAAACATTAAAGTCGAAACTTGAATTCGAAAAAAAGAAGAACtacaaagagaaaggaaaagacaTGACTTCAATGATAATGCGTCAAATCTTTATGTCGACCCACATAAGTCTCCAATTTGGCAAGATGGACATTGATGAAATGGACGTAGAAGGAACTGAGGA of the Musa acuminata AAA Group cultivar baxijiao chromosome BXJ2-10, Cavendish_Baxijiao_AAA, whole genome shotgun sequence genome contains:
- the LOC103969116 gene encoding 1-(5-phosphoribosyl)-5-[(5-phosphoribosylamino)methylideneamino] imidazole-4-carboxamide isomerase, chloroplastic produces the protein MPLTTRTLPSLRSSPSTPIPLRNPLSSSHPASHWRMGRKHSKPRSISCTVRFRPCIDIHKGKVKQIVGSTLRDSTDGGASDLVTNFESDKSPVEFANLYKKDGLKGGHVIMLGADAASQSAAFEALRAYPGGMQVGGGINADNAMNYLVEGASHVIVTSYVFSDGKMDPERLKHLVNMIGKDRLVLDLSCRKKDGKYAIVTDRWQKFSDVILDKETLEFLAKYSDEFLIHGVDVEGKRLGIDEELVMLLGCYSPIPVTYAGGVTTMADLEKIKTAGKEQVDVTVGSALDIFGGNMAYKEVVAWHNKQVMISQQPS
- the LOC135626001 gene encoding probable E3 ubiquitin-protein ligase RHY1A, with translation MAGMLPGVECARRRGFHLGGPVDSSTSSRRSSFCLYRTGHEAHLSSSSTKRSTLSREIHGEALGHVAREARERLDARLQIKRHNSLGSVKQTKNEGCGQGHKHRILGSVQREVFSSSKKSSRKFSWSKLGWRSSEQADCAVCLEEFETGDILVHLPCDHRFHWDCVLPWLESSSHCPCCRTTIVSQ